One segment of Salvia splendens isolate huo1 chromosome 20, SspV2, whole genome shotgun sequence DNA contains the following:
- the LOC121782542 gene encoding zinc finger protein CONSTANS-LIKE 4-like has product MITAKLCDSCKSASAAVFCRADSAFLCRACDADVHAANKLASLHGRVWICEVCEQAPASFTCKADAAALCAACDADIHSANPLARRHDRVPVSPFYDAAAASSEEEAEAASWLLPDPNSKIEEESGSPEYMSMFSDMDPYLDLDLKCKPHQIVDSEQKHYSAADGVVPVQDKPEYGSGHYVPGPVVDGFPTYEMDYPSPKPFMYNFTSQSISQSVSSASMEVGVVPEADGSESAAAVAVVGMDREARVMRYREKRKNRRFEKTIRYASRKAYAETRPRIKGRFAKRSELEVESAAYGVVPSF; this is encoded by the exons atgaTAACGGCGAAGCTCTGCGACTCCTGCAAGTCGGCTTCCGCCGCCGTCTTCTGCCGGGCCGACTCCGCGTTCCTCTGCCGTGCGTGCGACGCCGACGTCCACGCCGCCAACAAGCTGGCTTCGCTCCACGGCCGCGTCTGGATCTGCGAGGTCTGCGAGCAGGCCCCAGCCTCCTTCACCTGCAAGGCCGACGCCGCCGCCCTCTGCGCCGCCTGCGACGCCGACATCCACTCCGCCAACCCCCTCGCCCGCCGCCACGACCGCGTCCCCGTCTCCCCCTTCTACGACGCCGCCGCAGCCAGCTCcgaggaggaggccgaggccGCGTCGTGGCTCCTTCCAGACCCGAATAGCAAAATTGAGGAGGAATCCGGGTCGCCGGAGTACATGTCGATGTTCTCCGATATGGATCCGTATCTGGATCTGGATCTCAAATGCAAGCCGCACCAAATCGTCGATAGCGAGCAAAAGCATTACTCCGCCGCCGACGGAGTCGTGCCGGTGCAGGACAAGCCCGAATACGGGTCGGGTCACTACGTACCCGGTCCCGTCGTCGACGGATTCCCCACCTACGAAATGGACTACCCGAGCCCCAAACCCTTCATGTACAACTTCACCTCACAATCCATCAGCCAAAGC GTATCGTCGGCGTCGATGGAGGTGGGGGTGGTGCCGGAGGCGGATGGGAGCGAGAgcgcggcggcggtggcggtggtgggGATGGACAGAGAAGCGAGGGTGATGAGGTACagggagaagaggaagaacaGGAGGTTCGAGAAGACGATCAGGTACGCGTCGAGGAAGGCGTACGCGGAGACGCGTCCGAGAATCAAGGGGAGATTTGCGAAGCGGTCGGAGCTGGAAGTGGAGTCTGCAGCGTACGGCGTCGTTCCGAGCTTCTAG